A section of the Trichomycterus rosablanca isolate fTriRos1 chromosome 6, fTriRos1.hap1, whole genome shotgun sequence genome encodes:
- the slco2a1 gene encoding solute carrier organic anion transporter family member 2A1, whose translation MEIYTKDVNKPKSAVFCSIKLFVLFHGLMQLMQLLYSSYFKSNITTIERRFGLDSLSSGTISSLHEVSNTVLIVFVSYMGSRVNRPRLIGLGGLLMSISALILTLPHFLSQPYTYDTVLKASRQDMCDVHSLHPNASTAKACGQKDAPILADNSKLWVLMATAQLLFGIGSVPIQPFGISYIDDFAEPGNSPLYIAILFAVSVFGPAFGFLLGSVVLRIYVDVDRGDTAGAQELIPTDPRWVGAWWLGLLISAGGLLLTSIPYFFFPRAMHVENREVPKNGHTSTDHSLLDFLKMFPRLFVRLLLNPLFMLLVLTQCCFSSVVAGLATFLNKFLERQFSTTAAYSSLLIGAVNLPSMAIGMLLGGVVMKRWGLSLRVIPRFSVAILTLSALICVPLFFMGCSTQAVAGVYPKESTGPLLTCSSNCSCSNSAFNPVCGDDNIEYVSPCHAGCTSFIMDPKTKYRVRSFSNCSCVALGGGDAHPGSCANSCPHLLLPVIFLISVAALIASLTHNPIYMMVLRIVPQEDKSFAIGVQFLLLRVLAWLSAPALFGMTIDSTCIWWKSICGKKLGCGYYDNNLLRNRYLGLQVAFKFVGIALLAVTGWKVGRTREYSLEKRPDGPL comes from the exons CTCTTTGTGCTCTTCCACGGCCTCATGCAGCTCATGCAGCTCCTCTACAGCTCCTACTTCAAGAGCAACATCACTACCATCGAGAGACGCTTCGGCCTCGACAGCTTGTCCTCGGGAACCATCTCGTCGCTTCATGAG gtgAGCAACACCGTGCTGATAGTGTTCGTCAGTTACATGGGGAGTCGTGTGAATCGTCCTCGTCTGATTGGACTGGGTGGACTGTTGATGTCCATCAGCGCCCTGATCCTGACCTTACCTCACTTCCTGTCCCAGCCGTACACCTACGACACGGTTCTGAAAG CGAGCAGGCAGGACATGTGTGACGTCCACTCTCTGCACCCGAACGCGTCCACCGCTAAGGCGTGTGGTCAGAAGGACGCTCCCATACTGGCGGACAACTCCAAGCTGTGGGTGCTCATGGCTACGGCCCAGCTGCTCTTCGGCATCGGCTCCGTCCCAATCCAACCCTTCGGCATCTCATACATAGACGACTTTGCGGAACCCGGTAACTCTCCGCTGTACATCG CGATCCTCTTCGCCGTGTCCGTGTTCGGCCCCGCCTTCGGCTTCCTCCTGGGTTCTGTGGTTCTGCGCATCTACGTGGACGTGGACCGAGGTGATACAG CCGGAGCTCAGGAACTGATCCCGACTGATCCACGCTGGGTCGGCGCATGGTGGCTGGGTTTGCTGATCTCTGCCGGGGGTTTGTTGCTCACCTCCATCCCCTACTTCTTCTTCCCGAGAGCCATGCATGTGGAGAAC AGGGAAGTTCCGAAGAACGGCCACACCAGTACTGACCACTCGCTTCTGGATTTCCTCAAAA TGTTCCCGCGGCTGTTCGTGCGCCTGTTGTTGAACCCGCTCTTCATGCTGCTGGTTTTGACCCAGTGCTGCTTCTCCAGCGTGGTCGCCGGACTCGCCACCTTCCTCAACAAGTTCCTGGAGCGCCAGTTCAGCACCACGGCGGCGTACAGCAGCCTGCTCATAG GCGCTGTGAATCTGCCCTCCATGGCCATCGGGATGCTCCTGGGAGGCGTGGTCATGAAGCGCTGGGGTCTGTCGCTGAGGGTCATTCCACGTTTCTCCGTAGCGATACTGACCCTCTCCGCCCTGATATGTGTCCCTCTGTTCTTCATGGGCTGTTCCACCCAGGCGGTCGCCGGCGTTTACCCCAAAGAGAGTACCGG ACCTCTTCTGACCTGCAGCTCTAACTGCTCCTGCTCAAACAGCGCCTTCAACCCGGTGTGTGGTGACGACAACATTGAGTACGTTTCCCCCTGCCACGCAGGCTGTACCAGCTTCATCATGGATCCCAAAACCAAATACAGAGTCCGG TCCTTCAGTAACTGTAGCTGTGTGGCGCTCGGTGGCGGTGATGCCCATCCTGGTTCGTGTGCCAACAGCTGCCCACATCTGCTCCTGCCAGtcatcttcctcatctctgtcgCAGCCCTGATCGCCAGTCTTACCCACAACCCCATCTACATGATGGTACTCAG AATCGTTCCTCAGGAGGATAAATCCTTCGCTATTGGGGTTCAGTTTCTTCTCCTGAGAGTACTCG CGTGGCTCTCTGCCCCGGCTTTGTTCGGGATGACCATCGACTCGACCTGCATCTGGTGGAAAAGCATCTGTGGGAAAAAGCTTGGCTGTGGTTACTATGACAACAACCTCCTTAGAAACAG GTACCTCGGCCTGCAGGTGGCGTTTAAATTCGTGGGCATCGCCCTGCTGGCTGTTACAGGCTGGAAGGTGGGGAGAACCCGGGAGTACAGTCTGGAGAAGAGACCTGACGGACCGCTGTAG